In Lotus japonicus ecotype B-129 chromosome 5, LjGifu_v1.2, one genomic interval encodes:
- the LOC130720868 gene encoding uncharacterized protein LOC130720868 isoform X5: MKKRRNSRIDTDDEAPATTQEIGRHRKVKFVAAPENDSPRLSVSERRKVTAGTDMDPKTSEYAFFKKLKNDASLRFYAHPLKKDASLSSKKPRSSDYSRERTGSVRVASKAFNSSKIIEDMSSVKTDSFVSPSGGTWLKSGNQYANGEIFSRKREKLRQCIADVLIPDIEKLSSKGCDIVSMLLSRLFPMSIEENKSEDPNRGKVENDTRYDLLDSSESDFEFKEHYQIRKRRLLELEPSSYFSDPLLSPMFLKSDETTTPHAEFPTNHSYNFQPLYSIAEPECKFRGSPSFSATTKSDITLGSLSNEVANETTYGLLDSQELDVKFTEHRQIPRRDLLELESSSSFSDHLLSPMFLPSPEFIAPCAEIAAYSHKFQPLFRITENESKLDETTIFIDKNYVTNGFLSDEKKHETFTLNHFKELGKLERQPISLLLEKDYDCTTNKVNLPINYKHINPDMPPALSILGHGEEQMLNNALAQYHFSPLPFLLDKPHDFNSRLDPGLLNYQEFSFGKSVHEDMDTNCNHTALSLSHYKHQFKLSENCENDMTCVDPDSKYLSPYQQWVRRTVSNDHHETEPWLLSPTLDECQRLLPLTSSHTSYLSSNSRSLLLPQREANMSYPFQIVDNYESEMELGNQGEEVLYHFRKDFIEMYDASFLRMSVQRDIGCQFSVDENDYINEQEQTHKMLV, encoded by the exons ATGAAGAAAAGGCGAAATTCCCGAATTGACACCGACGATGAAGCTCCGGCCACCACACAAG AAATCGGTCGCCATAGAAAAGTGAAGTTCGTCGCTGCTCCCGAAAACGATAGCCCTAGACTATCAGTATCAGAGAGACGAAAAGTTACAGCAG GTACAGATATGGATCCAAAGACTTCCGAATATGCTTTCTTTAAGAAATTGAAGAATGATGCAAGCCTCAGATTTTATGCACATCCACTGAAAAAGGATGCATCCCTATCATCGAAGAAGCCTAGATCCAGTGACTATTCCAGAG AGAGGACCGGCAGTGTTAGGGTTGCAAGTAAGGCCTTCAACTCTTCAAAGATCATTGAGGACATGTCATCTGTTAAGACCGACTcatttgtctcgccgtctggtGGAACTTGGCTTAAGTCAG GAAACCAGTATGCAAATGGAGAAATTTTCtctagaaagagagagaaactgCGACAATGTATTGCAGATGTCTTAATTCCTGATATAGAAAAGCTGTCTTCCAAAGG GTGTGATATTGTTTCCATGCTCCTTAGTCGACTGTTCCCGATGAGCATTGAGGAAAAT AAATCTGAGGATCCAAATCGAGGAAAAGTAGAAAATGATACCAGATATGATTTACTTGATTCTTCAGAGTCAGATTTTGAATTTAAGGAGCACTATCAGATACGTAAGAGGAGACTTCTTGAACTTGAACCAAGCTCATACTTCAGTGACCCTTTGTTGTCTCCTATGTTTCTCAAATCAGATGAGACAACTACTCCACATGCTGAGTTTCCAACCAATCATTCTTACAACTTTCAACCTCTCTACAGTATAGCAGAACCTGAGTGCAAATTCAGGGGATCTCCAAGTTTCAGTGCCACTACCAAGAGTGACATAACTCTTGGATCTCTGTCCAACGAAGTAGCAAATGAAACCACCTATGGTTTACTTGATTCTCAAGAGTTAGATGTTAAATTTACAGAACACCGTCAGATACCCAGGAGGGATCTCCTTGAACTTGAATCAAGCTCATCCTTCAGTGATCATTTGTTGTCTCCAATGTTTCTCCCATCACCTGAGTTCATTGCTCCATGCGCCGAAATTGCAGCCTATTCTCACAAGTTTCAACCTCTGTTCAGAATTACAGAAAATGAAAGCAAATTGGATGAAACTACAATTTTCATTGACAAGAATTATGTAACTAATGGATTTCTGTCTGATGAGAAAAAGCATGAAACTTTTACATTGAATCATTTCAAAGAGCTTGGGAAACTTGAGAGACAACCAATTTCTCTTCTTCTGGAAAAGGATTATGACTGCACAACAAATAAGGTAAATTTACCTATCAATTATAAGCATATAAATCCAGACATGCCCCCTGCATTATCAATTTTAGGCCATGGTGAAGAGCAGATGTTAAACAATGCATTAGCTCAATACCACTTTAGTCCTCTGCCTTTTCTACTTGACAAGCCACATGACTTCAATTCAAGATTGGATCCTGGTTTATTAAACTACCAAGAATTCAGTTTTGGAAAATCTGTTCATGAAGACATGGACACAAATTGTAACCATACAGCATTGTCCTTGTCACACTATAAGCACCAGTTTAAATTGTCAGAAAATTGCGAGAATGACATGACTTGTGTTGATCCAGACAGCAAATACCTTTCACCTTACCAACAATGGGTTAGAAGAACAGTTTCCAATGACCATCATGAGACAGAACCCTGGCTGCTTTCTCCTACACTGGATGAATGTCAGAGGTTGTTACCCTTAACCAGTTCCCATACAAGTTACCTTAGTTCAAATTCTAGATCTTTACTACTGCCCCAAAGGGAAGCAAATATGTCTTATCCTTTTCAGATTGTTGATAATTACGAGTCAGAGATGGAGCTTGGAAATCAAGGGGAAGAAGTGCTTTATCATTTTAGGAAAGACTTTATTGAAATGTATGATGCTTCTTTTCTTCGAATGTCCGTGCAAAGAGACATTGGATGCCAATTTTCAGTGGATGAAAATGACTACATCAATGAGCAAGAGCAGACACACAAGATGCTCGTCTAG
- the LOC130720868 gene encoding uncharacterized protein LOC130720868 isoform X3 produces MKKRRNSRIDTDDEAPATTQEIGRHRKVKFVAAPENDSPRLSVSERRKVTAGTDMDPKTSEYAFFKKLKNDASLRFYAHPLKKDASLSSKKPRSSDYSRERTGSVRVASKAFNSSKIIEDMSSVKTDSFVSPSGGTWLKSGNQYANGEIFSRKREKLRQCIADVLIPDIEKLSSKGLGTVALLIVDVFVIFLYREYKFCRCDIVSMLLSRLFPMSIEENKSEDPNRGKVENDTRYDLLDSSESDFEFKEHYQIRKRRLLELEPSSYFSDPLLSPMFLKSDETTTPHAEFPTNHSYNFQPLYSIAEPECKFRGSPSFSATTKSDITLGSLSNEVANETTYGLLDSQELDVKFTEHRQIPRRDLLELESSSSFSDHLLSPMFLPSPEFIAPCAEIAAYSHKFQPLFRITENESKLDETTIFIDKNYVTNGFLSDEKKHETFTLNHFKELGKLERQPISLLLEKDYDCTTNKVNLPINYKHINPDMPPALSILGHGEEQMLNNALAQYHFSPLPFLLDKPHDFNSRLDPGLLNYQEFSFGKSVHEDMDTNCNHTALSLSHYKHQFKLSENCENDMTCVDPDSKYLSPYQQWVRRTVSNDHHETEPWLLSPTLDECQRLLPLTSSHTSYLSSNSRSLLLPQREANMSYPFQIVDNYESEMELGNQGEEVLYHFRKDFIEMYDASFLRMSVQRDIGCQFSVDENDYINEQEQTHKMLV; encoded by the exons ATGAAGAAAAGGCGAAATTCCCGAATTGACACCGACGATGAAGCTCCGGCCACCACACAAG AAATCGGTCGCCATAGAAAAGTGAAGTTCGTCGCTGCTCCCGAAAACGATAGCCCTAGACTATCAGTATCAGAGAGACGAAAAGTTACAGCAG GTACAGATATGGATCCAAAGACTTCCGAATATGCTTTCTTTAAGAAATTGAAGAATGATGCAAGCCTCAGATTTTATGCACATCCACTGAAAAAGGATGCATCCCTATCATCGAAGAAGCCTAGATCCAGTGACTATTCCAGAG AGAGGACCGGCAGTGTTAGGGTTGCAAGTAAGGCCTTCAACTCTTCAAAGATCATTGAGGACATGTCATCTGTTAAGACCGACTcatttgtctcgccgtctggtGGAACTTGGCTTAAGTCAG GAAACCAGTATGCAAATGGAGAAATTTTCtctagaaagagagagaaactgCGACAATGTATTGCAGATGTCTTAATTCCTGATATAGAAAAGCTGTCTTCCAAAGGGTTAGGCACCGTTGCACTGTTAATAGTAGATGTTTTTGTAATTTTCCTTTATCGCGAATATAAATTTTGCAGGTGTGATATTGTTTCCATGCTCCTTAGTCGACTGTTCCCGATGAGCATTGAGGAAAAT AAATCTGAGGATCCAAATCGAGGAAAAGTAGAAAATGATACCAGATATGATTTACTTGATTCTTCAGAGTCAGATTTTGAATTTAAGGAGCACTATCAGATACGTAAGAGGAGACTTCTTGAACTTGAACCAAGCTCATACTTCAGTGACCCTTTGTTGTCTCCTATGTTTCTCAAATCAGATGAGACAACTACTCCACATGCTGAGTTTCCAACCAATCATTCTTACAACTTTCAACCTCTCTACAGTATAGCAGAACCTGAGTGCAAATTCAGGGGATCTCCAAGTTTCAGTGCCACTACCAAGAGTGACATAACTCTTGGATCTCTGTCCAACGAAGTAGCAAATGAAACCACCTATGGTTTACTTGATTCTCAAGAGTTAGATGTTAAATTTACAGAACACCGTCAGATACCCAGGAGGGATCTCCTTGAACTTGAATCAAGCTCATCCTTCAGTGATCATTTGTTGTCTCCAATGTTTCTCCCATCACCTGAGTTCATTGCTCCATGCGCCGAAATTGCAGCCTATTCTCACAAGTTTCAACCTCTGTTCAGAATTACAGAAAATGAAAGCAAATTGGATGAAACTACAATTTTCATTGACAAGAATTATGTAACTAATGGATTTCTGTCTGATGAGAAAAAGCATGAAACTTTTACATTGAATCATTTCAAAGAGCTTGGGAAACTTGAGAGACAACCAATTTCTCTTCTTCTGGAAAAGGATTATGACTGCACAACAAATAAGGTAAATTTACCTATCAATTATAAGCATATAAATCCAGACATGCCCCCTGCATTATCAATTTTAGGCCATGGTGAAGAGCAGATGTTAAACAATGCATTAGCTCAATACCACTTTAGTCCTCTGCCTTTTCTACTTGACAAGCCACATGACTTCAATTCAAGATTGGATCCTGGTTTATTAAACTACCAAGAATTCAGTTTTGGAAAATCTGTTCATGAAGACATGGACACAAATTGTAACCATACAGCATTGTCCTTGTCACACTATAAGCACCAGTTTAAATTGTCAGAAAATTGCGAGAATGACATGACTTGTGTTGATCCAGACAGCAAATACCTTTCACCTTACCAACAATGGGTTAGAAGAACAGTTTCCAATGACCATCATGAGACAGAACCCTGGCTGCTTTCTCCTACACTGGATGAATGTCAGAGGTTGTTACCCTTAACCAGTTCCCATACAAGTTACCTTAGTTCAAATTCTAGATCTTTACTACTGCCCCAAAGGGAAGCAAATATGTCTTATCCTTTTCAGATTGTTGATAATTACGAGTCAGAGATGGAGCTTGGAAATCAAGGGGAAGAAGTGCTTTATCATTTTAGGAAAGACTTTATTGAAATGTATGATGCTTCTTTTCTTCGAATGTCCGTGCAAAGAGACATTGGATGCCAATTTTCAGTGGATGAAAATGACTACATCAATGAGCAAGAGCAGACACACAAGATGCTCGTCTAG
- the LOC130720868 gene encoding uncharacterized protein LOC130720868 isoform X4, which produces MKKRRNSRIDTDDEAPATTQEIGRHRKVKFVAAPENDSPRLSVSERRKVTAGTDMDPKTSEYAFFKKLKNDASLRFYAHPLKKDASLSSKKPRSSDYSRERTGSVRVASKAFNSSKIIEDMSSVKTDSFVSPSGGTWLKSDLYSIRSMPESNQGCSDTFKPQGNQYANGEIFSRKREKLRQCIADVLIPDIEKLSSKGCDIVSMLLSRLFPMSIEENKSEDPNRGKVENDTRYDLLDSSESDFEFKEHYQIRKRRLLELEPSSYFSDPLLSPMFLKSDETTTPHAEFPTNHSYNFQPLYSIAEPECKFRGSPSFSATTKSDITLGSLSNEVANETTYGLLDSQELDVKFTEHRQIPRRDLLELESSSSFSDHLLSPMFLPSPEFIAPCAEIAAYSHKFQPLFRITENESKLDETTIFIDKNYVTNGFLSDEKKHETFTLNHFKELGKLERQPISLLLEKDYDCTTNKVNLPINYKHINPDMPPALSILGHGEEQMLNNALAQYHFSPLPFLLDKPHDFNSRLDPGLLNYQEFSFGKSVHEDMDTNCNHTALSLSHYKHQFKLSENCENDMTCVDPDSKYLSPYQQWVRRTVSNDHHETEPWLLSPTLDECQRLLPLTSSHTSYLSSNSRSLLLPQREANMSYPFQIVDNYESEMELGNQGEEVLYHFRKDFIEMYDASFLRMSVQRDIGCQFSVDENDYINEQEQTHKMLV; this is translated from the exons ATGAAGAAAAGGCGAAATTCCCGAATTGACACCGACGATGAAGCTCCGGCCACCACACAAG AAATCGGTCGCCATAGAAAAGTGAAGTTCGTCGCTGCTCCCGAAAACGATAGCCCTAGACTATCAGTATCAGAGAGACGAAAAGTTACAGCAG GTACAGATATGGATCCAAAGACTTCCGAATATGCTTTCTTTAAGAAATTGAAGAATGATGCAAGCCTCAGATTTTATGCACATCCACTGAAAAAGGATGCATCCCTATCATCGAAGAAGCCTAGATCCAGTGACTATTCCAGAG AGAGGACCGGCAGTGTTAGGGTTGCAAGTAAGGCCTTCAACTCTTCAAAGATCATTGAGGACATGTCATCTGTTAAGACCGACTcatttgtctcgccgtctggtGGAACTTGGCTTAAGTCAG ACCTTTATTCTATCAGAAGTATGCCAGAAAGCAATCAAGGTTGTAGTGACACCTTCAAACCCCAGG GAAACCAGTATGCAAATGGAGAAATTTTCtctagaaagagagagaaactgCGACAATGTATTGCAGATGTCTTAATTCCTGATATAGAAAAGCTGTCTTCCAAAGG GTGTGATATTGTTTCCATGCTCCTTAGTCGACTGTTCCCGATGAGCATTGAGGAAAAT AAATCTGAGGATCCAAATCGAGGAAAAGTAGAAAATGATACCAGATATGATTTACTTGATTCTTCAGAGTCAGATTTTGAATTTAAGGAGCACTATCAGATACGTAAGAGGAGACTTCTTGAACTTGAACCAAGCTCATACTTCAGTGACCCTTTGTTGTCTCCTATGTTTCTCAAATCAGATGAGACAACTACTCCACATGCTGAGTTTCCAACCAATCATTCTTACAACTTTCAACCTCTCTACAGTATAGCAGAACCTGAGTGCAAATTCAGGGGATCTCCAAGTTTCAGTGCCACTACCAAGAGTGACATAACTCTTGGATCTCTGTCCAACGAAGTAGCAAATGAAACCACCTATGGTTTACTTGATTCTCAAGAGTTAGATGTTAAATTTACAGAACACCGTCAGATACCCAGGAGGGATCTCCTTGAACTTGAATCAAGCTCATCCTTCAGTGATCATTTGTTGTCTCCAATGTTTCTCCCATCACCTGAGTTCATTGCTCCATGCGCCGAAATTGCAGCCTATTCTCACAAGTTTCAACCTCTGTTCAGAATTACAGAAAATGAAAGCAAATTGGATGAAACTACAATTTTCATTGACAAGAATTATGTAACTAATGGATTTCTGTCTGATGAGAAAAAGCATGAAACTTTTACATTGAATCATTTCAAAGAGCTTGGGAAACTTGAGAGACAACCAATTTCTCTTCTTCTGGAAAAGGATTATGACTGCACAACAAATAAGGTAAATTTACCTATCAATTATAAGCATATAAATCCAGACATGCCCCCTGCATTATCAATTTTAGGCCATGGTGAAGAGCAGATGTTAAACAATGCATTAGCTCAATACCACTTTAGTCCTCTGCCTTTTCTACTTGACAAGCCACATGACTTCAATTCAAGATTGGATCCTGGTTTATTAAACTACCAAGAATTCAGTTTTGGAAAATCTGTTCATGAAGACATGGACACAAATTGTAACCATACAGCATTGTCCTTGTCACACTATAAGCACCAGTTTAAATTGTCAGAAAATTGCGAGAATGACATGACTTGTGTTGATCCAGACAGCAAATACCTTTCACCTTACCAACAATGGGTTAGAAGAACAGTTTCCAATGACCATCATGAGACAGAACCCTGGCTGCTTTCTCCTACACTGGATGAATGTCAGAGGTTGTTACCCTTAACCAGTTCCCATACAAGTTACCTTAGTTCAAATTCTAGATCTTTACTACTGCCCCAAAGGGAAGCAAATATGTCTTATCCTTTTCAGATTGTTGATAATTACGAGTCAGAGATGGAGCTTGGAAATCAAGGGGAAGAAGTGCTTTATCATTTTAGGAAAGACTTTATTGAAATGTATGATGCTTCTTTTCTTCGAATGTCCGTGCAAAGAGACATTGGATGCCAATTTTCAGTGGATGAAAATGACTACATCAATGAGCAAGAGCAGACACACAAGATGCTCGTCTAG
- the LOC130720868 gene encoding uncharacterized protein LOC130720868 isoform X1 → MKKRRNSRIDTDDEAPATTQEIGRHRKVKFVAAPENDSPRLSVSERRKVTAGTDMDPKTSEYAFFKKLKNDASLRFYAHPLKKDASLSSKKPRSSDYSRERTGSVRVASKAFNSSKIIEDMSSVKTDSFVSPSGGTWLKSDLYSIRSMPESNQGCSDTFKPQGNQYANGEIFSRKREKLRQCIADVLIPDIEKLSSKGLGTVALLIVDVFVIFLYREYKFCRCDIVSMLLSRLFPMSIEENKSEDPNRGKVENDTRYDLLDSSESDFEFKEHYQIRKRRLLELEPSSYFSDPLLSPMFLKSDETTTPHAEFPTNHSYNFQPLYSIAEPECKFRGSPSFSATTKSDITLGSLSNEVANETTYGLLDSQELDVKFTEHRQIPRRDLLELESSSSFSDHLLSPMFLPSPEFIAPCAEIAAYSHKFQPLFRITENESKLDETTIFIDKNYVTNGFLSDEKKHETFTLNHFKELGKLERQPISLLLEKDYDCTTNKVNLPINYKHINPDMPPALSILGHGEEQMLNNALAQYHFSPLPFLLDKPHDFNSRLDPGLLNYQEFSFGKSVHEDMDTNCNHTALSLSHYKHQFKLSENCENDMTCVDPDSKYLSPYQQWVRRTVSNDHHETEPWLLSPTLDECQRLLPLTSSHTSYLSSNSRSLLLPQREANMSYPFQIVDNYESEMELGNQGEEVLYHFRKDFIEMYDASFLRMSVQRDIGCQFSVDENDYINEQEQTHKMLV, encoded by the exons ATGAAGAAAAGGCGAAATTCCCGAATTGACACCGACGATGAAGCTCCGGCCACCACACAAG AAATCGGTCGCCATAGAAAAGTGAAGTTCGTCGCTGCTCCCGAAAACGATAGCCCTAGACTATCAGTATCAGAGAGACGAAAAGTTACAGCAG GTACAGATATGGATCCAAAGACTTCCGAATATGCTTTCTTTAAGAAATTGAAGAATGATGCAAGCCTCAGATTTTATGCACATCCACTGAAAAAGGATGCATCCCTATCATCGAAGAAGCCTAGATCCAGTGACTATTCCAGAG AGAGGACCGGCAGTGTTAGGGTTGCAAGTAAGGCCTTCAACTCTTCAAAGATCATTGAGGACATGTCATCTGTTAAGACCGACTcatttgtctcgccgtctggtGGAACTTGGCTTAAGTCAG ACCTTTATTCTATCAGAAGTATGCCAGAAAGCAATCAAGGTTGTAGTGACACCTTCAAACCCCAGG GAAACCAGTATGCAAATGGAGAAATTTTCtctagaaagagagagaaactgCGACAATGTATTGCAGATGTCTTAATTCCTGATATAGAAAAGCTGTCTTCCAAAGGGTTAGGCACCGTTGCACTGTTAATAGTAGATGTTTTTGTAATTTTCCTTTATCGCGAATATAAATTTTGCAGGTGTGATATTGTTTCCATGCTCCTTAGTCGACTGTTCCCGATGAGCATTGAGGAAAAT AAATCTGAGGATCCAAATCGAGGAAAAGTAGAAAATGATACCAGATATGATTTACTTGATTCTTCAGAGTCAGATTTTGAATTTAAGGAGCACTATCAGATACGTAAGAGGAGACTTCTTGAACTTGAACCAAGCTCATACTTCAGTGACCCTTTGTTGTCTCCTATGTTTCTCAAATCAGATGAGACAACTACTCCACATGCTGAGTTTCCAACCAATCATTCTTACAACTTTCAACCTCTCTACAGTATAGCAGAACCTGAGTGCAAATTCAGGGGATCTCCAAGTTTCAGTGCCACTACCAAGAGTGACATAACTCTTGGATCTCTGTCCAACGAAGTAGCAAATGAAACCACCTATGGTTTACTTGATTCTCAAGAGTTAGATGTTAAATTTACAGAACACCGTCAGATACCCAGGAGGGATCTCCTTGAACTTGAATCAAGCTCATCCTTCAGTGATCATTTGTTGTCTCCAATGTTTCTCCCATCACCTGAGTTCATTGCTCCATGCGCCGAAATTGCAGCCTATTCTCACAAGTTTCAACCTCTGTTCAGAATTACAGAAAATGAAAGCAAATTGGATGAAACTACAATTTTCATTGACAAGAATTATGTAACTAATGGATTTCTGTCTGATGAGAAAAAGCATGAAACTTTTACATTGAATCATTTCAAAGAGCTTGGGAAACTTGAGAGACAACCAATTTCTCTTCTTCTGGAAAAGGATTATGACTGCACAACAAATAAGGTAAATTTACCTATCAATTATAAGCATATAAATCCAGACATGCCCCCTGCATTATCAATTTTAGGCCATGGTGAAGAGCAGATGTTAAACAATGCATTAGCTCAATACCACTTTAGTCCTCTGCCTTTTCTACTTGACAAGCCACATGACTTCAATTCAAGATTGGATCCTGGTTTATTAAACTACCAAGAATTCAGTTTTGGAAAATCTGTTCATGAAGACATGGACACAAATTGTAACCATACAGCATTGTCCTTGTCACACTATAAGCACCAGTTTAAATTGTCAGAAAATTGCGAGAATGACATGACTTGTGTTGATCCAGACAGCAAATACCTTTCACCTTACCAACAATGGGTTAGAAGAACAGTTTCCAATGACCATCATGAGACAGAACCCTGGCTGCTTTCTCCTACACTGGATGAATGTCAGAGGTTGTTACCCTTAACCAGTTCCCATACAAGTTACCTTAGTTCAAATTCTAGATCTTTACTACTGCCCCAAAGGGAAGCAAATATGTCTTATCCTTTTCAGATTGTTGATAATTACGAGTCAGAGATGGAGCTTGGAAATCAAGGGGAAGAAGTGCTTTATCATTTTAGGAAAGACTTTATTGAAATGTATGATGCTTCTTTTCTTCGAATGTCCGTGCAAAGAGACATTGGATGCCAATTTTCAGTGGATGAAAATGACTACATCAATGAGCAAGAGCAGACACACAAGATGCTCGTCTAG
- the LOC130720868 gene encoding uncharacterized protein LOC130720868 isoform X2 translates to MKKRRNSRIDTDDEAPATTQEIGRHRKVKFVAAPENDSPRLSVSERRKVTADMDPKTSEYAFFKKLKNDASLRFYAHPLKKDASLSSKKPRSSDYSRERTGSVRVASKAFNSSKIIEDMSSVKTDSFVSPSGGTWLKSDLYSIRSMPESNQGCSDTFKPQGNQYANGEIFSRKREKLRQCIADVLIPDIEKLSSKGLGTVALLIVDVFVIFLYREYKFCRCDIVSMLLSRLFPMSIEENKSEDPNRGKVENDTRYDLLDSSESDFEFKEHYQIRKRRLLELEPSSYFSDPLLSPMFLKSDETTTPHAEFPTNHSYNFQPLYSIAEPECKFRGSPSFSATTKSDITLGSLSNEVANETTYGLLDSQELDVKFTEHRQIPRRDLLELESSSSFSDHLLSPMFLPSPEFIAPCAEIAAYSHKFQPLFRITENESKLDETTIFIDKNYVTNGFLSDEKKHETFTLNHFKELGKLERQPISLLLEKDYDCTTNKVNLPINYKHINPDMPPALSILGHGEEQMLNNALAQYHFSPLPFLLDKPHDFNSRLDPGLLNYQEFSFGKSVHEDMDTNCNHTALSLSHYKHQFKLSENCENDMTCVDPDSKYLSPYQQWVRRTVSNDHHETEPWLLSPTLDECQRLLPLTSSHTSYLSSNSRSLLLPQREANMSYPFQIVDNYESEMELGNQGEEVLYHFRKDFIEMYDASFLRMSVQRDIGCQFSVDENDYINEQEQTHKMLV, encoded by the exons ATGAAGAAAAGGCGAAATTCCCGAATTGACACCGACGATGAAGCTCCGGCCACCACACAAG AAATCGGTCGCCATAGAAAAGTGAAGTTCGTCGCTGCTCCCGAAAACGATAGCCCTAGACTATCAGTATCAGAGAGACGAAAAGTTACAGCAG ATATGGATCCAAAGACTTCCGAATATGCTTTCTTTAAGAAATTGAAGAATGATGCAAGCCTCAGATTTTATGCACATCCACTGAAAAAGGATGCATCCCTATCATCGAAGAAGCCTAGATCCAGTGACTATTCCAGAG AGAGGACCGGCAGTGTTAGGGTTGCAAGTAAGGCCTTCAACTCTTCAAAGATCATTGAGGACATGTCATCTGTTAAGACCGACTcatttgtctcgccgtctggtGGAACTTGGCTTAAGTCAG ACCTTTATTCTATCAGAAGTATGCCAGAAAGCAATCAAGGTTGTAGTGACACCTTCAAACCCCAGG GAAACCAGTATGCAAATGGAGAAATTTTCtctagaaagagagagaaactgCGACAATGTATTGCAGATGTCTTAATTCCTGATATAGAAAAGCTGTCTTCCAAAGGGTTAGGCACCGTTGCACTGTTAATAGTAGATGTTTTTGTAATTTTCCTTTATCGCGAATATAAATTTTGCAGGTGTGATATTGTTTCCATGCTCCTTAGTCGACTGTTCCCGATGAGCATTGAGGAAAAT AAATCTGAGGATCCAAATCGAGGAAAAGTAGAAAATGATACCAGATATGATTTACTTGATTCTTCAGAGTCAGATTTTGAATTTAAGGAGCACTATCAGATACGTAAGAGGAGACTTCTTGAACTTGAACCAAGCTCATACTTCAGTGACCCTTTGTTGTCTCCTATGTTTCTCAAATCAGATGAGACAACTACTCCACATGCTGAGTTTCCAACCAATCATTCTTACAACTTTCAACCTCTCTACAGTATAGCAGAACCTGAGTGCAAATTCAGGGGATCTCCAAGTTTCAGTGCCACTACCAAGAGTGACATAACTCTTGGATCTCTGTCCAACGAAGTAGCAAATGAAACCACCTATGGTTTACTTGATTCTCAAGAGTTAGATGTTAAATTTACAGAACACCGTCAGATACCCAGGAGGGATCTCCTTGAACTTGAATCAAGCTCATCCTTCAGTGATCATTTGTTGTCTCCAATGTTTCTCCCATCACCTGAGTTCATTGCTCCATGCGCCGAAATTGCAGCCTATTCTCACAAGTTTCAACCTCTGTTCAGAATTACAGAAAATGAAAGCAAATTGGATGAAACTACAATTTTCATTGACAAGAATTATGTAACTAATGGATTTCTGTCTGATGAGAAAAAGCATGAAACTTTTACATTGAATCATTTCAAAGAGCTTGGGAAACTTGAGAGACAACCAATTTCTCTTCTTCTGGAAAAGGATTATGACTGCACAACAAATAAGGTAAATTTACCTATCAATTATAAGCATATAAATCCAGACATGCCCCCTGCATTATCAATTTTAGGCCATGGTGAAGAGCAGATGTTAAACAATGCATTAGCTCAATACCACTTTAGTCCTCTGCCTTTTCTACTTGACAAGCCACATGACTTCAATTCAAGATTGGATCCTGGTTTATTAAACTACCAAGAATTCAGTTTTGGAAAATCTGTTCATGAAGACATGGACACAAATTGTAACCATACAGCATTGTCCTTGTCACACTATAAGCACCAGTTTAAATTGTCAGAAAATTGCGAGAATGACATGACTTGTGTTGATCCAGACAGCAAATACCTTTCACCTTACCAACAATGGGTTAGAAGAACAGTTTCCAATGACCATCATGAGACAGAACCCTGGCTGCTTTCTCCTACACTGGATGAATGTCAGAGGTTGTTACCCTTAACCAGTTCCCATACAAGTTACCTTAGTTCAAATTCTAGATCTTTACTACTGCCCCAAAGGGAAGCAAATATGTCTTATCCTTTTCAGATTGTTGATAATTACGAGTCAGAGATGGAGCTTGGAAATCAAGGGGAAGAAGTGCTTTATCATTTTAGGAAAGACTTTATTGAAATGTATGATGCTTCTTTTCTTCGAATGTCCGTGCAAAGAGACATTGGATGCCAATTTTCAGTGGATGAAAATGACTACATCAATGAGCAAGAGCAGACACACAAGATGCTCGTCTAG